In Pseudobacter ginsenosidimutans, the following are encoded in one genomic region:
- a CDS encoding TonB-dependent receptor yields MRKKLQLLLPMLLLAAIASAQYVVTGGVKDSTGAGLPGVTVLIRGTSNYAIADGHGNFSITSKKAPPFILRFSAAGFANKEVEISDNPASPLNVVLSVDYNLTEVVITSRRRIESAQNVPIPISVVGGAQVEATGAFNVNRLKEQVPTVQLYSSNPRNTTLNIRGLGSTFGLTNDGIDPGVGFYVDGVYYARPAATTLDFIDVEQIEVLRGPQGTLFGKNTTAGAFNITTRKPSFTTGLNFEASYGNFGFIQSKASVTGPLIKNKLAGRISFSGTHRDGVLKNVATGKKENTLNNLGVRGQLLFTPTENLNITLTGDVSEQHPDGYAQVLAGVVTTKRAAYRQFDQIIADLNYQLPSRNAFDRVIDHNTTWRSGNELGGVSLNIDWKIGNGTLTSTSAWRYWNWDPSNDRDFTGLAVLSLSQATSKHKQWTQEIRYAGNFSNRLSGVIGVFAIGQDLKTDPVHIEESGSAQWRFSQSTTSELWKTPGLFDGFGIKTKSRLKSFGGAVFGQIDWAITNRLHILPGIRWNYDKKEVDYDRQTYGGLQTDDPALIALKNLVYSNQAFTKDVDENNFSGQLTVQYNLSNKVNTFATVSTSYKPIGVNLGGLPTASGKPMLDLAQIAPEKVTHYEVGAKTHPLGGLTVNLAVHYTQVKDFQTQVQTAEVGVNRGYLANAEEVRVYGAELDANYRINDNFSFYGAVAYTDAKYESFKNAPVPLEETGGAAAFKDISGGELPGVSKWAGSLGGELSTNPKKIIGQNGKYFFGFDGSYRSKFSSSPSSSAYLYVDGYAIANVRAGFRLLNGLSFFAWSRNLFNKDYYEQLLVAAGNAGQYAAVLGDQRTYGVTVRYSF; encoded by the coding sequence ATGAGAAAGAAACTCCAATTGTTATTGCCGATGCTATTATTGGCCGCCATCGCTTCCGCTCAGTATGTTGTGACGGGGGGGGTAAAAGACAGTACAGGCGCAGGTTTACCTGGTGTAACCGTACTGATCCGCGGAACCAGCAATTACGCTATTGCTGATGGTCACGGTAACTTCTCTATTACCTCTAAAAAAGCGCCCCCTTTTATTCTTCGTTTCAGCGCTGCAGGGTTTGCCAACAAGGAGGTGGAGATCAGTGATAATCCTGCATCACCGCTCAATGTTGTTTTGTCCGTTGATTACAACCTTACTGAAGTGGTGATCACTTCAAGGAGACGTATCGAGTCTGCACAGAATGTTCCCATTCCTATTTCTGTTGTAGGAGGGGCACAAGTGGAAGCCACAGGCGCTTTCAATGTGAATCGTTTGAAGGAACAGGTTCCTACTGTACAGTTGTATTCATCCAACCCCAGGAATACTACTCTCAATATCCGCGGGTTGGGTTCTACTTTTGGATTGACCAATGATGGTATCGATCCCGGCGTGGGATTTTATGTGGATGGTGTTTATTATGCACGTCCTGCAGCCACCACACTTGATTTTATCGATGTTGAACAGATTGAAGTGCTGCGCGGCCCGCAGGGCACACTGTTCGGAAAGAACACTACTGCCGGCGCTTTCAATATCACTACACGAAAGCCCAGTTTCACTACAGGTCTCAACTTTGAAGCGAGTTACGGCAATTTTGGTTTTATTCAATCCAAAGCATCGGTGACCGGCCCGCTGATCAAAAACAAACTGGCAGGCCGCATTTCATTTTCCGGCACACACCGTGATGGTGTATTGAAAAATGTGGCAACGGGAAAAAAAGAAAATACTTTGAACAACCTGGGTGTAAGAGGACAATTATTATTCACACCAACCGAGAACCTCAATATAACGCTCACGGGTGATGTTTCTGAGCAACACCCTGATGGTTATGCGCAGGTGCTCGCAGGCGTTGTAACCACTAAAAGAGCCGCCTACCGTCAGTTTGATCAGATCATTGCAGACCTCAATTATCAGTTGCCCAGCCGAAATGCATTTGACCGTGTGATCGATCACAATACCACCTGGAGATCAGGCAATGAACTGGGCGGCGTATCGTTAAATATCGACTGGAAGATTGGTAACGGAACGCTCACCTCCACATCTGCCTGGCGTTACTGGAATTGGGACCCGTCCAATGACCGCGACTTCACCGGTCTTGCTGTATTGTCTTTGTCACAGGCAACTTCCAAACATAAGCAATGGACGCAGGAGATCCGCTATGCAGGTAATTTCTCAAATCGTCTGAGTGGTGTGATCGGTGTATTCGCTATCGGGCAGGACCTGAAGACGGATCCTGTGCATATAGAAGAATCGGGGTCAGCGCAGTGGCGCTTTTCACAAAGCACCACCAGCGAATTATGGAAAACGCCGGGTCTCTTCGACGGCTTTGGCATCAAAACCAAATCCAGGCTGAAAAGCTTTGGTGGCGCGGTGTTTGGACAGATCGACTGGGCCATCACCAACCGCCTGCACATCCTTCCCGGAATTCGCTGGAACTACGACAAAAAAGAAGTGGATTACGATCGTCAGACCTATGGTGGTTTGCAGACCGATGATCCTGCACTCATCGCTCTGAAGAACCTTGTGTATTCCAACCAGGCATTCACAAAGGATGTTGATGAAAATAATTTCTCCGGTCAGTTGACTGTACAGTATAATTTATCCAACAAGGTGAACACATTTGCTACTGTATCTACCAGCTACAAACCGATTGGTGTGAATCTCGGCGGTTTGCCTACAGCATCTGGCAAGCCAATGCTTGATCTGGCGCAGATCGCTCCGGAGAAAGTAACACACTATGAAGTGGGCGCCAAAACGCACCCGCTGGGAGGCCTTACAGTGAACCTGGCTGTGCATTATACACAGGTGAAGGATTTTCAAACGCAGGTGCAAACTGCTGAAGTAGGCGTGAACCGTGGCTATCTCGCCAATGCGGAAGAAGTGCGCGTATATGGGGCAGAGTTAGATGCCAACTACAGGATCAATGATAATTTTTCCTTCTACGGCGCCGTGGCTTATACAGATGCAAAGTATGAATCCTTCAAGAATGCACCGGTACCCCTGGAAGAAACAGGAGGCGCTGCAGCATTCAAGGATATTTCCGGTGGCGAGCTGCCCGGCGTGTCCAAATGGGCAGGATCATTGGGCGGCGAATTGTCTACCAATCCCAAAAAGATCATCGGACAAAATGGAAAATACTTTTTTGGATTCGATGGTTCTTATCGTTCCAAATTCTCCTCCAGTCCATCTTCTTCAGCTTACCTCTACGTTGATGGTTA
- a CDS encoding endonuclease, whose translation MPEGPSIVILKESLDPYKGKKVLAVAGSSKAFDLQILKNKTVTFKTWGKHFLICFPKFTVRIHFLLFGSYLINERKTAKPRLTLQFSKGEVNFYACSVQLIEKPLDEVYDWSADVMNKSWSDQKALDKLKEVPDMLVCDAILDQHIFSGAGNIFKNEVLFRIRVHPASKTGHLPAKKRKELVQEVVKYAFDFLKWKKEYVLKKHWQVHTKKECPRCRIPLHKAHLGKTKRRTFFCENCQKEY comes from the coding sequence ATGCCGGAAGGACCCTCCATTGTTATTCTCAAAGAAAGCCTTGATCCATACAAGGGGAAAAAAGTACTGGCCGTTGCCGGTTCTTCAAAAGCATTCGATCTGCAAATACTGAAGAACAAAACTGTCACTTTCAAAACCTGGGGTAAACATTTCCTCATCTGCTTCCCGAAATTCACAGTGCGGATCCATTTCCTCCTCTTCGGCTCTTATCTTATCAATGAACGCAAGACTGCCAAACCACGATTGACGCTTCAATTCTCCAAAGGCGAAGTAAATTTCTACGCCTGCTCTGTGCAACTGATCGAAAAACCACTGGATGAAGTCTACGACTGGAGCGCTGATGTGATGAACAAATCCTGGAGCGATCAAAAGGCATTAGATAAATTGAAAGAAGTTCCTGATATGCTGGTTTGCGATGCCATCCTCGATCAGCACATTTTCTCTGGCGCAGGAAATATTTTCAAGAACGAAGTCCTCTTTCGCATCCGCGTACATCCCGCCAGTAAAACGGGCCACCTCCCTGCGAAGAAAAGAAAGGAACTGGTTCAGGAAGTGGTGAAATATGCTTTCGATTTCCTGAAATGGAAAAAGGAATATGTGCTTAAAAAACATTGGCAGGTACATACAAAAAAAGAATGTCCACGCTGCAGGATCCCACTGCATAAAGCACACCTGGGCAAAACAAAAAGAAGAACTTTCTTTTGTGAGAATTGTCAAAAGGAGTATTGA
- a CDS encoding MutS-related protein, whose amino-acid sequence MQFNTDKQTIEELNLLAKFRQGSVYHLFNRVRTRGGEQLLDNMFRYPLTDAVAINDRSSIFRFHQNARLAFPFDVQQVNLMQEYLDSGTSRNTVLVWGRTVLKKLLSSLTRDERYKKMVQGLQATIVTLNKCYIFVNSMPHPEFPYAERVSAIKAILSDKLIERLYNTDIYQALPLQLLAMYDHLLKGRLHEQLEDILAFIYESDVHIAVSEVALDKGFGYAKALSAPENVFMAEGLRHPNLDGAVGNNLLLDKNSNMIFLTGANMAGKSTLMKSVGIGMYLAHMGFPVAASRLEFSVREGMYSSINVADNIGLGYSHFYAEVVRVKQAAEAAASGKSLLLMFDELFKGTNVKDAYDGTLAVIEGFADYTQCLFIVSTHIIEVGASLEGLHNIQFRYMPTIMDGHRPQYPYQLKEGVTEDRQGMMIIRNEGVLELLEQ is encoded by the coding sequence ATGCAATTCAATACAGACAAACAAACAATAGAAGAACTGAACCTGCTGGCAAAATTCAGGCAGGGTTCCGTATATCATTTGTTCAATCGTGTGAGAACAAGAGGAGGAGAGCAGTTGCTGGATAATATGTTCCGTTATCCGTTGACGGATGCTGTTGCTATCAATGATCGAAGCAGCATATTCAGATTCCATCAAAATGCACGCCTTGCTTTTCCTTTTGATGTACAGCAGGTGAATCTCATGCAAGAGTACCTCGACTCCGGAACCAGCCGGAATACTGTGCTTGTATGGGGAAGAACGGTGCTGAAAAAGTTATTGAGCTCTCTTACACGCGATGAACGTTATAAAAAAATGGTGCAGGGGTTGCAGGCCACCATCGTAACGCTTAATAAGTGCTATATATTCGTGAATTCAATGCCGCATCCGGAATTTCCATATGCAGAAAGGGTGTCAGCTATTAAAGCAATACTATCAGATAAGTTGATTGAGCGCTTATACAATACCGATATTTACCAGGCACTGCCTTTACAGCTGCTCGCTATGTATGATCATTTGCTTAAAGGCAGGCTGCATGAGCAACTGGAAGATATCTTAGCATTCATTTATGAATCGGATGTTCATATCGCAGTGAGTGAAGTGGCCCTCGACAAAGGATTCGGATATGCGAAAGCTCTGTCGGCACCAGAGAATGTTTTTATGGCTGAAGGACTGCGTCATCCCAATCTGGATGGAGCTGTGGGTAATAACCTGCTGCTGGATAAAAACAGCAATATGATCTTTTTGACGGGAGCAAATATGGCAGGTAAGTCTACCCTGATGAAATCAGTAGGGATCGGCATGTACCTGGCGCATATGGGTTTTCCGGTAGCTGCTTCGCGGTTGGAGTTTTCAGTGAGGGAAGGCATGTATTCCAGTATCAATGTGGCGGATAATATTGGTCTGGGCTATAGCCATTTTTATGCAGAGGTGGTTCGCGTGAAACAAGCTGCCGAAGCCGCCGCCAGCGGCAAAAGTTTGTTATTGATGTTCGATGAATTGTTCAAAGGCACCAATGTGAAGGATGCTTATGATGGAACTCTCGCAGTTATAGAAGGATTTGCGGATTATACGCAATGTTTATTCATCGTTTCAACACATATTATTGAAGTGGGGGCCTCTCTTGAAGGCCTGCATAATATTCAATTCCGGTACATGCCAACCATTATGGATGGGCATCGACCTCAGTATCCTTATCAGCTGAAAGAAGGGGTAACGGAAGACAGGCAGGGGATGATGATCATCAGGAATGAAGGGGTTTTGGAATTGCTGGAACAGTAA
- a CDS encoding MutS-related protein, translated as MNVLRTDEQTIDDLGIFGRKNGKGIYDIYNHAHTRGGEIVLEELFRNPLSEKEAINRRSNIIEAFARLDIRFPWHASLFDTTEKYLALSEDNGKSGHHRVAPGEKEIRNGVAAIIGIIRLSKQFIERSEIKGIIAYSNEREKIAELLADPAFAPVLREQQGSKLSYAAVTAYDGLFRATAKAALEKLLGHIYYLDMYVSVAQTAKERKFIFPKALDKGSAILRLENVYHPSLKEPVGNNITMNASRNLVFLTGANMAGKSTFLRALSTALYIAHMGFPVAAGLMEFSVMDGIYTTINLPDNLGIGASHFYAEVLRVKKMAMELSTGRSFFILFDELFRGTNVKDAHEATVAVIKGFARHNKSLCIISSHIVEAGEDLASQKNIGFLYLPTRMNGHTPEYTYRLEKGITDDRHGMIIIRNEGILEILKHGKKNAGSETRLLSKQVHHQSSSCNSIQTNKQ; from the coding sequence TGAGCAGACCATCGATGACCTTGGCATTTTCGGGAGAAAAAATGGTAAGGGTATTTACGATATCTACAATCATGCTCATACCCGTGGAGGAGAAATTGTATTGGAAGAGTTGTTCCGCAATCCGCTTTCAGAAAAAGAAGCGATCAACCGGCGCAGTAATATTATTGAAGCATTTGCACGGCTTGATATCCGTTTCCCCTGGCATGCTTCTTTATTCGATACTACAGAAAAATATTTGGCGCTCAGTGAAGACAATGGAAAATCGGGTCATCACCGTGTGGCTCCGGGTGAGAAGGAGATCAGGAATGGTGTTGCGGCGATTATCGGGATCATCCGGCTTTCGAAACAGTTTATTGAGCGCAGCGAGATAAAGGGAATCATAGCTTATTCAAACGAAAGGGAAAAGATTGCTGAACTATTGGCCGATCCTGCATTTGCGCCTGTGCTCAGGGAGCAGCAGGGTAGTAAGCTGTCTTATGCAGCTGTTACGGCCTATGATGGTTTATTCCGTGCTACTGCAAAAGCAGCATTGGAAAAACTATTGGGTCATATCTACTATCTCGATATGTATGTGTCGGTGGCTCAAACAGCGAAAGAGAGAAAGTTCATTTTTCCAAAGGCGCTTGATAAAGGCAGCGCAATACTCAGGTTGGAAAATGTATATCATCCATCACTGAAAGAGCCGGTGGGTAATAATATTACCATGAATGCATCACGTAACCTTGTCTTTTTGACCGGTGCGAATATGGCAGGGAAATCCACTTTTTTGAGAGCATTGAGCACAGCTCTTTATATTGCCCATATGGGTTTTCCGGTAGCAGCAGGTTTGATGGAGTTTTCGGTGATGGATGGAATCTATACCACTATCAACCTGCCGGATAACCTGGGCATTGGCGCCAGTCATTTCTATGCTGAAGTGTTACGGGTGAAGAAGATGGCAATGGAATTGAGTACCGGCAGATCATTCTTCATTTTATTTGATGAACTGTTTCGGGGCACCAATGTAAAAGATGCACATGAAGCTACAGTGGCTGTGATCAAAGGGTTTGCCAGGCATAATAAAAGTCTCTGCATCATTTCCTCTCATATTGTGGAAGCAGGAGAGGACCTTGCGTCTCAGAAAAATATAGGATTCCTGTACCTGCCCACCCGGATGAATGGACATACCCCTGAGTATACCTATCGGTTGGAAAAGGGCATTACCGATGATCGGCATGGCATGATCATTATCCGGAATGAAGGCATTCTCGAGATCTTGAAACATGGAAAGAAAAATGCAGGATCGGAGACCCGGCTGCTATCAAAACAGGTACACCATCAATCATCATCATGCAATTCAATACAGACAAACAAACAATAG